In the Lepidochelys kempii isolate rLepKem1 chromosome 3, rLepKem1.hap2, whole genome shotgun sequence genome, one interval contains:
- the ZC3H6 gene encoding zinc finger CCCH domain-containing protein 6 isoform X2, translated as MAFESLFANPPNPVLDPNMPDSDRHHAGDEREDGELEDGEIDDAGFEEVQEEQDAKGEDKQKNEKAHRKSRKKRKKEKEKKKSKRRRRDKHKHNSPSSDDSSDYSLDSDIERTERPHKKGVGLYRDYDSSFLQHGHLSGNYMASQKAQHNKKLKNKEYDEYTNYSDDNFGNYNEEEKEEDFADQLKQYRKAKETSNTDLGSPFPKEPVKKQGMKGIQKGIAQRGFGVGRGRGIQKKLKRKDRGRGRGANKGPDGFQEEGKPVKKWVNMSQEFINQHTVEHKGKQICKYFLEGRCIKGDQCKFDHDAEIEKKKEICKFYIQGYCTKGDNCIYLHNEFPCKFYHTGAKCYQGDKCKFSHAPLTKETKELLDKVLNTEEEPQNEDEKELEELRKRGIVPLPKPPPGVGLLPTPPEQFSFSESDTENFQDPSGEFKKIPSLFEIVVKPTVDLAHKIGKKPPTFYNSTSPPRPQFQGNDPHPQHMYNPGSSPGPGPSIPQGHNGPVMHPGSPGHHQCTGPQGPAMPHSPPLQPVPPGFLGPQGQTGIPIQAQAGPPLTPPGIGAPYNTPGVQGHMMNMPRENHCPPGPLYQQIPGERQQNINYESIQNPADFYDNYYSHQAVHSFQPTNNTGDGTWHGEFTDHQAHLIVQDSHKSGNESDRVSKTGHKPAINVPDFLPAMQKALFVRLSQKQQEDGEPISSQSQRAMSKEEDDNVNWYSSSEEEEGSSVKSILKTLKKQTENIRNRQQHSTEQHMVVVPTDPRLAKEKCTGNQAVDPRLRSTPRSNTRKPTESSSFDPRLARDPRMLKVNESGLASSSVGGTKLDLHHAPTGVKVKQKGMDDDEEDAERELRERAFLIPLEPLPGVTLRDPRSQLRQFSHIKMDIILTKPNFAKHIVWAPEDLLPIPLPKPDPVSSINLPLPPLIADQRLNKLRNLKSDPHPNAMPADPRLAAKAKNNITSRSGSLDQSADLHASSSSKLGDPRLQKNVDPRLHRLSSTETHHGITKDSHPPKFDPRLARSGIGSSQPSEAVICKSDPDVLPPYAPKLSSTGVRLGTPSSILSGISLYDPRDQSSSSLDPAPVNSGENGENQKKSILKNTSKNESTLSEDMLPQKSVPNMDKSTEGSAEANSEKANSISKSQAKHSSTAPAVHNLPIQALSGLIRPQYSDPRQVRQPGQVNQMQDNDPSGESDDKSLKDVFKTFDPTASPFC; from the exons CATAATTCCCCCTCCAGTGATGACAGTTCAGACTATAGCCTGGATTCTGATATTGAACGTACAGAAAGACCACATAAGAAGGGAGTTGGTTTGTACAGAGATTATGATAGCTCATTCCTTCAG CATGGACATTTATCAGGAAACTACATGGCTTCCCAAAAGgcacaacataataaaaaattaaaaaacaaggaaTATGATGAATACACTAATTACAGTGATGACAACTTTGGTAACTATaatgaggaagaaaaggaggaggattttGCTGATCAgttaaaacaatacagaaaagcTAAAGAAACTTCAAATACTGATTTAGGATCTCCATTTCCTAAAGAACCAGTGAAAAAACAGGGGATGAAAGGAATCCAGAAAG gtattgcacaaaggGGTTTTGGTGTTGGTCGAGGGCGTGGAATTCAGAAGAAGTTGAAGCGTAAAGATcgtggaaggggaagaggagccaATAAAGGACCTGATGGCTTTCAAGAG GAAGGCAAACCAGTGAAGAAATGGGTGAATATGAGTCAGGAATTCATAAATCAACATACAGTGGAacataaaggaaaacaaatttgtaaatattttcttgAGGGAAGATGTATTAAG GGAGACCAGTGTAAATTTGATCATGATGCAGAGAtagagaaaaaaaaggaaatctgcAAGTTTTACATACAGGGTTATTGTACCAAAGGAGACAACTGCATTTATTTGCATAAT GAATTTCCTTGCAAGTTCTATCATACAGGAGCAAAATGTTACCAAGGGGATAAGTGCAAGTTTTCTCATGCTCCACTaactaaagaaacaaaagaaCTGCTAGATAAG GTTTTGAATACTGAAGAGGAGCCACAAAATGAAGatgaaaaagaactggaggaacTCAGAAAGCGTGGCATAGTTCCTCTTCCTAAGCCACCTCCAGGAGTTGGACTTCTGCCAACGCCACCTGAGcaattttcattttctgagtCTGATACAGAAAATTTTCAAGATCCTTCTGGTGAATTCAAGAAAATTCCATCTCTGTTTGAGATAGTTGTGAAACCGACTGTGGATTTAGCACACAAGATTGGAAAAAA GCCACCAACTTTCTATAACAGCACATCACCACCAAGACCACAGTTTCAGGGAAATGACCCACATCCTCAGCATATGTATAATCCAGGGTCAAGTCCAGGACCTGGTCCCAGCATACCACAAGGACATAATGGACCAGTAATGCACCCAGGTTCTCCTGGGCATCACCAATGTACAGGACCCCAAGGTCCAGCAATGCCACACAGCCCTCCTTTGCAGCCTGTTCCACCAGGCTTTTTAGGACCACAAGGTCAAACTGGCATACCGATTCAAGCACAAGCTGGTCCACCTTTAACACCACCAGGCATTGGTGCACCATACAACACTCCAGGAGTTCAAGGACATATGATGAATATGCCCAGAGAGAATCATTGCCCACCAGGCCCACTGTATCAGCAGATTCCTGGTGAACGACAGCAGAACATCAATTATGAATCTATTCAGAACCCAGCTGATTTCTATGACAATTACTATTCACATCAAGCTGTACATAGCTTTCAGCCAACTAATAACACAGGAG ATGGAACATGGCATGGAGAATTTACTGATCACCAGGCTCACCTCATTGTTCAAGATTCACATAAGAGTGGAAATGAGTCAGATCGCGTCAGTAAAACAGGCCATAAACCTGCTATTAATGTACCGGATTTTCTTCCAGCAATGCAGAAAGCCCTTTTTGTAAGACTTAGTCAAAAACAGCAAGAAGATGGAGAACCAATCAGCAGTCAGTCTCAGAGGGCAATGAGCAAGGAAGAAG atgATAATGTAAACTGGTACTCCAGTAGTGAAGAAGAAGAGGGAAGCAGTGTTAAATCAATATTAAAAACCTTAAAGAAACAAACTGAGAATATTAGGAATCGGCAACAACATTCCACAGAACAACATATGGTCGTTGTTCCTACTGACCCAAGACTTGCTAAAGAGAAATGTACAGGAAACCAGGCTGTTGATCCAAGACTGAGATCCACTCCTAGATCAAATACTAGGAAACCTACAGAGTCATCATCTTTTGACCCAAGGCTTGCACGGGATCCCAGAATGTTAAAGGTTAATGAAAGTGGGCTTGCAAGTTCTTCTGTTGGTGGTACAAAGTTAGATTTACATCATGCACCCACTGGAGTTAAGGTCAAGCAAAAAGGAATGGATGATGATGAAGAGGATGCAGAACGAGAATTAAGAGAGAGAGCTTTTCTAATACCTTTGGAACCTTTACCTGGTGTAACATTAAGGGATCCAAGATCTCAGCTTCGACAGTTTAGCCACATTAAAATGGATATTATCCTGACCAAACCAAACTTTGCTAAACATATTGTATGGGCTCCTGAAGATCTACTTCCAATACCCTTGCCTAAACCTGACCCGGTGTCTTCAATTAATTTACCTCTTCCTCCACTTATAGCTGACCAGAGGCTTAATAAATTACGTAATTTAAAAAGTGATCCCCATCCAAATGCAATGCCAGCTGACCCAAGACTGGCagcaaaagcaaaaaataatATAACAAGCAGAAGTGGTTCTTTGGATCAATCTGCAGATTTGCATGCCAGTAGTTCAAGCAAATTAGGAGATCCTCGCTTACAAAAAAATGTTGATCCCAGACTCCACAGACTGTCTAGTACAGAAACTCATCATGGAATCACAAAGGATTCTCATCCTCCAAAATTTGACCCTCGTCTAGCCAGATCTGGTATTGGTTCATCCCAGCCCTCAGAAGCTGTCATTTGTAAATCTGACCCAGACGTTCTGCCTCCTTATGCACCCAAACTATCATCAACAGGTGTTAGATTGGGAACTCCAAGCTCGATACTTAGTGGTATAAGTTTGTATGATCCAAGAGACCAGAGCTCATCTTCATTAGACCCAGCTCCAGTTAATTCAGGAGAGAATGGAGAGAACcagaaaaaaagtattttgaaaaataCTAGCAAAAATGAATCTACTCTGTCAGAAGACATGTTGCCACAGAAGTCTGTCCCAAATATGGATAAAAGTACAGAAGGATCAGCAGAGGCCAATTCAGAAAAAGCAAATAGCATCAGTAAATCTCAGGCTAAGCACTCCAGTACTGCACCAGCAGTGCATAATCTTCCTATCCAAGCTTTATCAGGATTGATCAGACCACAGTACAGTGATCCAAGGCAAGTTAGACAGCCTGGACAGGTAAATCAAATGCAAGATAACGATCCAAGTGGGGAATCTGATGATAAGTCACTAAAAGATGTTTTCAAGACTTTTGATCCAACTGCTTCACCATTTTGTTAG
- the ZC3H6 gene encoding zinc finger CCCH domain-containing protein 6 isoform X3, with product MTQPLSKPQNTPVGEDGELEDGEIDDAGFEEVQEEQDAKGEDKQKNEKAHRKSRKKRKKEKEKKKSKRRRRDKHKHNSPSSDDSSDYSLDSDIERTERPHKKGVGLYRDYDSSFLQHGHLSGNYMASQKAQHNKKLKNKEYDEYTNYSDDNFGNYNEEEKEEDFADQLKQYRKAKETSNTDLGSPFPKEPVKKQGMKGIQKGIAQRGFGVGRGRGIQKKLKRKDRGRGRGANKGPDGFQEEGKPVKKWVNMSQEFINQHTVEHKGKQICKYFLEGRCIKGDQCKFDHDAEIEKKKEICKFYIQGYCTKGDNCIYLHNEFPCKFYHTGAKCYQGDKCKFSHAPLTKETKELLDKVLNTEEEPQNEDEKELEELRKRGIVPLPKPPPGVGLLPTPPEQFSFSESDTENFQDPSGEFKKIPSLFEIVVKPTVDLAHKIGKKPPTFYNSTSPPRPQFQGNDPHPQHMYNPGSSPGPGPSIPQGHNGPVMHPGSPGHHQCTGPQGPAMPHSPPLQPVPPGFLGPQGQTGIPIQAQAGPPLTPPGIGAPYNTPGVQGHMMNMPRENHCPPGPLYQQIPGERQQNINYESIQNPADFYDNYYSHQAVHSFQPTNNTGDGTWHGEFTDHQAHLIVQDSHKSGNESDRVSKTGHKPAINVPDFLPAMQKALFVRLSQKQQEDGEPISSQSQRAMSKEEDDNVNWYSSSEEEEGSSVKSILKTLKKQTENIRNRQQHSTEQHMVVVPTDPRLAKEKCTGNQAVDPRLRSTPRSNTRKPTESSSFDPRLARDPRMLKVNESGLASSSVGGTKLDLHHAPTGVKVKQKGMDDDEEDAERELRERAFLIPLEPLPGVTLRDPRSQLRQFSHIKMDIILTKPNFAKHIVWAPEDLLPIPLPKPDPVSSINLPLPPLIADQRLNKLRNLKSDPHPNAMPADPRLAAKAKNNITSRSGSLDQSADLHASSSSKLGDPRLQKNVDPRLHRLSSTETHHGITKDSHPPKFDPRLARSGIGSSQPSEAVICKSDPDVLPPYAPKLSSTGVRLGTPSSILSGISLYDPRDQSSSSLDPAPVNSGENGENQKKSILKNTSKNESTLSEDMLPQKSVPNMDKSTEGSAEANSEKANSISKSQAKHSSTAPAVHNLPIQALSGLIRPQYSDPRQVRQPGQVNQMQDNDPSGESDDKSLKDVFKTFDPTASPFC from the exons CATAATTCCCCCTCCAGTGATGACAGTTCAGACTATAGCCTGGATTCTGATATTGAACGTACAGAAAGACCACATAAGAAGGGAGTTGGTTTGTACAGAGATTATGATAGCTCATTCCTTCAG CATGGACATTTATCAGGAAACTACATGGCTTCCCAAAAGgcacaacataataaaaaattaaaaaacaaggaaTATGATGAATACACTAATTACAGTGATGACAACTTTGGTAACTATaatgaggaagaaaaggaggaggattttGCTGATCAgttaaaacaatacagaaaagcTAAAGAAACTTCAAATACTGATTTAGGATCTCCATTTCCTAAAGAACCAGTGAAAAAACAGGGGATGAAAGGAATCCAGAAAG gtattgcacaaaggGGTTTTGGTGTTGGTCGAGGGCGTGGAATTCAGAAGAAGTTGAAGCGTAAAGATcgtggaaggggaagaggagccaATAAAGGACCTGATGGCTTTCAAGAG GAAGGCAAACCAGTGAAGAAATGGGTGAATATGAGTCAGGAATTCATAAATCAACATACAGTGGAacataaaggaaaacaaatttgtaaatattttcttgAGGGAAGATGTATTAAG GGAGACCAGTGTAAATTTGATCATGATGCAGAGAtagagaaaaaaaaggaaatctgcAAGTTTTACATACAGGGTTATTGTACCAAAGGAGACAACTGCATTTATTTGCATAAT GAATTTCCTTGCAAGTTCTATCATACAGGAGCAAAATGTTACCAAGGGGATAAGTGCAAGTTTTCTCATGCTCCACTaactaaagaaacaaaagaaCTGCTAGATAAG GTTTTGAATACTGAAGAGGAGCCACAAAATGAAGatgaaaaagaactggaggaacTCAGAAAGCGTGGCATAGTTCCTCTTCCTAAGCCACCTCCAGGAGTTGGACTTCTGCCAACGCCACCTGAGcaattttcattttctgagtCTGATACAGAAAATTTTCAAGATCCTTCTGGTGAATTCAAGAAAATTCCATCTCTGTTTGAGATAGTTGTGAAACCGACTGTGGATTTAGCACACAAGATTGGAAAAAA GCCACCAACTTTCTATAACAGCACATCACCACCAAGACCACAGTTTCAGGGAAATGACCCACATCCTCAGCATATGTATAATCCAGGGTCAAGTCCAGGACCTGGTCCCAGCATACCACAAGGACATAATGGACCAGTAATGCACCCAGGTTCTCCTGGGCATCACCAATGTACAGGACCCCAAGGTCCAGCAATGCCACACAGCCCTCCTTTGCAGCCTGTTCCACCAGGCTTTTTAGGACCACAAGGTCAAACTGGCATACCGATTCAAGCACAAGCTGGTCCACCTTTAACACCACCAGGCATTGGTGCACCATACAACACTCCAGGAGTTCAAGGACATATGATGAATATGCCCAGAGAGAATCATTGCCCACCAGGCCCACTGTATCAGCAGATTCCTGGTGAACGACAGCAGAACATCAATTATGAATCTATTCAGAACCCAGCTGATTTCTATGACAATTACTATTCACATCAAGCTGTACATAGCTTTCAGCCAACTAATAACACAGGAG ATGGAACATGGCATGGAGAATTTACTGATCACCAGGCTCACCTCATTGTTCAAGATTCACATAAGAGTGGAAATGAGTCAGATCGCGTCAGTAAAACAGGCCATAAACCTGCTATTAATGTACCGGATTTTCTTCCAGCAATGCAGAAAGCCCTTTTTGTAAGACTTAGTCAAAAACAGCAAGAAGATGGAGAACCAATCAGCAGTCAGTCTCAGAGGGCAATGAGCAAGGAAGAAG atgATAATGTAAACTGGTACTCCAGTAGTGAAGAAGAAGAGGGAAGCAGTGTTAAATCAATATTAAAAACCTTAAAGAAACAAACTGAGAATATTAGGAATCGGCAACAACATTCCACAGAACAACATATGGTCGTTGTTCCTACTGACCCAAGACTTGCTAAAGAGAAATGTACAGGAAACCAGGCTGTTGATCCAAGACTGAGATCCACTCCTAGATCAAATACTAGGAAACCTACAGAGTCATCATCTTTTGACCCAAGGCTTGCACGGGATCCCAGAATGTTAAAGGTTAATGAAAGTGGGCTTGCAAGTTCTTCTGTTGGTGGTACAAAGTTAGATTTACATCATGCACCCACTGGAGTTAAGGTCAAGCAAAAAGGAATGGATGATGATGAAGAGGATGCAGAACGAGAATTAAGAGAGAGAGCTTTTCTAATACCTTTGGAACCTTTACCTGGTGTAACATTAAGGGATCCAAGATCTCAGCTTCGACAGTTTAGCCACATTAAAATGGATATTATCCTGACCAAACCAAACTTTGCTAAACATATTGTATGGGCTCCTGAAGATCTACTTCCAATACCCTTGCCTAAACCTGACCCGGTGTCTTCAATTAATTTACCTCTTCCTCCACTTATAGCTGACCAGAGGCTTAATAAATTACGTAATTTAAAAAGTGATCCCCATCCAAATGCAATGCCAGCTGACCCAAGACTGGCagcaaaagcaaaaaataatATAACAAGCAGAAGTGGTTCTTTGGATCAATCTGCAGATTTGCATGCCAGTAGTTCAAGCAAATTAGGAGATCCTCGCTTACAAAAAAATGTTGATCCCAGACTCCACAGACTGTCTAGTACAGAAACTCATCATGGAATCACAAAGGATTCTCATCCTCCAAAATTTGACCCTCGTCTAGCCAGATCTGGTATTGGTTCATCCCAGCCCTCAGAAGCTGTCATTTGTAAATCTGACCCAGACGTTCTGCCTCCTTATGCACCCAAACTATCATCAACAGGTGTTAGATTGGGAACTCCAAGCTCGATACTTAGTGGTATAAGTTTGTATGATCCAAGAGACCAGAGCTCATCTTCATTAGACCCAGCTCCAGTTAATTCAGGAGAGAATGGAGAGAACcagaaaaaaagtattttgaaaaataCTAGCAAAAATGAATCTACTCTGTCAGAAGACATGTTGCCACAGAAGTCTGTCCCAAATATGGATAAAAGTACAGAAGGATCAGCAGAGGCCAATTCAGAAAAAGCAAATAGCATCAGTAAATCTCAGGCTAAGCACTCCAGTACTGCACCAGCAGTGCATAATCTTCCTATCCAAGCTTTATCAGGATTGATCAGACCACAGTACAGTGATCCAAGGCAAGTTAGACAGCCTGGACAGGTAAATCAAATGCAAGATAACGATCCAAGTGGGGAATCTGATGATAAGTCACTAAAAGATGTTTTCAAGACTTTTGATCCAACTGCTTCACCATTTTGTTAG
- the ZC3H6 gene encoding zinc finger CCCH domain-containing protein 6 isoform X4, protein MASQKAQHNKKLKNKEYDEYTNYSDDNFGNYNEEEKEEDFADQLKQYRKAKETSNTDLGSPFPKEPVKKQGMKGIQKGIAQRGFGVGRGRGIQKKLKRKDRGRGRGANKGPDGFQEEGKPVKKWVNMSQEFINQHTVEHKGKQICKYFLEGRCIKGDQCKFDHDAEIEKKKEICKFYIQGYCTKGDNCIYLHNEFPCKFYHTGAKCYQGDKCKFSHAPLTKETKELLDKVLNTEEEPQNEDEKELEELRKRGIVPLPKPPPGVGLLPTPPEQFSFSESDTENFQDPSGEFKKIPSLFEIVVKPTVDLAHKIGKKPPTFYNSTSPPRPQFQGNDPHPQHMYNPGSSPGPGPSIPQGHNGPVMHPGSPGHHQCTGPQGPAMPHSPPLQPVPPGFLGPQGQTGIPIQAQAGPPLTPPGIGAPYNTPGVQGHMMNMPRENHCPPGPLYQQIPGERQQNINYESIQNPADFYDNYYSHQAVHSFQPTNNTGDGTWHGEFTDHQAHLIVQDSHKSGNESDRVSKTGHKPAINVPDFLPAMQKALFVRLSQKQQEDGEPISSQSQRAMSKEEDDNVNWYSSSEEEEGSSVKSILKTLKKQTENIRNRQQHSTEQHMVVVPTDPRLAKEKCTGNQAVDPRLRSTPRSNTRKPTESSSFDPRLARDPRMLKVNESGLASSSVGGTKLDLHHAPTGVKVKQKGMDDDEEDAERELRERAFLIPLEPLPGVTLRDPRSQLRQFSHIKMDIILTKPNFAKHIVWAPEDLLPIPLPKPDPVSSINLPLPPLIADQRLNKLRNLKSDPHPNAMPADPRLAAKAKNNITSRSGSLDQSADLHASSSSKLGDPRLQKNVDPRLHRLSSTETHHGITKDSHPPKFDPRLARSGIGSSQPSEAVICKSDPDVLPPYAPKLSSTGVRLGTPSSILSGISLYDPRDQSSSSLDPAPVNSGENGENQKKSILKNTSKNESTLSEDMLPQKSVPNMDKSTEGSAEANSEKANSISKSQAKHSSTAPAVHNLPIQALSGLIRPQYSDPRQVRQPGQVNQMQDNDPSGESDDKSLKDVFKTFDPTASPFC, encoded by the exons ATGGCTTCCCAAAAGgcacaacataataaaaaattaaaaaacaaggaaTATGATGAATACACTAATTACAGTGATGACAACTTTGGTAACTATaatgaggaagaaaaggaggaggattttGCTGATCAgttaaaacaatacagaaaagcTAAAGAAACTTCAAATACTGATTTAGGATCTCCATTTCCTAAAGAACCAGTGAAAAAACAGGGGATGAAAGGAATCCAGAAAG gtattgcacaaaggGGTTTTGGTGTTGGTCGAGGGCGTGGAATTCAGAAGAAGTTGAAGCGTAAAGATcgtggaaggggaagaggagccaATAAAGGACCTGATGGCTTTCAAGAG GAAGGCAAACCAGTGAAGAAATGGGTGAATATGAGTCAGGAATTCATAAATCAACATACAGTGGAacataaaggaaaacaaatttgtaaatattttcttgAGGGAAGATGTATTAAG GGAGACCAGTGTAAATTTGATCATGATGCAGAGAtagagaaaaaaaaggaaatctgcAAGTTTTACATACAGGGTTATTGTACCAAAGGAGACAACTGCATTTATTTGCATAAT GAATTTCCTTGCAAGTTCTATCATACAGGAGCAAAATGTTACCAAGGGGATAAGTGCAAGTTTTCTCATGCTCCACTaactaaagaaacaaaagaaCTGCTAGATAAG GTTTTGAATACTGAAGAGGAGCCACAAAATGAAGatgaaaaagaactggaggaacTCAGAAAGCGTGGCATAGTTCCTCTTCCTAAGCCACCTCCAGGAGTTGGACTTCTGCCAACGCCACCTGAGcaattttcattttctgagtCTGATACAGAAAATTTTCAAGATCCTTCTGGTGAATTCAAGAAAATTCCATCTCTGTTTGAGATAGTTGTGAAACCGACTGTGGATTTAGCACACAAGATTGGAAAAAA GCCACCAACTTTCTATAACAGCACATCACCACCAAGACCACAGTTTCAGGGAAATGACCCACATCCTCAGCATATGTATAATCCAGGGTCAAGTCCAGGACCTGGTCCCAGCATACCACAAGGACATAATGGACCAGTAATGCACCCAGGTTCTCCTGGGCATCACCAATGTACAGGACCCCAAGGTCCAGCAATGCCACACAGCCCTCCTTTGCAGCCTGTTCCACCAGGCTTTTTAGGACCACAAGGTCAAACTGGCATACCGATTCAAGCACAAGCTGGTCCACCTTTAACACCACCAGGCATTGGTGCACCATACAACACTCCAGGAGTTCAAGGACATATGATGAATATGCCCAGAGAGAATCATTGCCCACCAGGCCCACTGTATCAGCAGATTCCTGGTGAACGACAGCAGAACATCAATTATGAATCTATTCAGAACCCAGCTGATTTCTATGACAATTACTATTCACATCAAGCTGTACATAGCTTTCAGCCAACTAATAACACAGGAG ATGGAACATGGCATGGAGAATTTACTGATCACCAGGCTCACCTCATTGTTCAAGATTCACATAAGAGTGGAAATGAGTCAGATCGCGTCAGTAAAACAGGCCATAAACCTGCTATTAATGTACCGGATTTTCTTCCAGCAATGCAGAAAGCCCTTTTTGTAAGACTTAGTCAAAAACAGCAAGAAGATGGAGAACCAATCAGCAGTCAGTCTCAGAGGGCAATGAGCAAGGAAGAAG atgATAATGTAAACTGGTACTCCAGTAGTGAAGAAGAAGAGGGAAGCAGTGTTAAATCAATATTAAAAACCTTAAAGAAACAAACTGAGAATATTAGGAATCGGCAACAACATTCCACAGAACAACATATGGTCGTTGTTCCTACTGACCCAAGACTTGCTAAAGAGAAATGTACAGGAAACCAGGCTGTTGATCCAAGACTGAGATCCACTCCTAGATCAAATACTAGGAAACCTACAGAGTCATCATCTTTTGACCCAAGGCTTGCACGGGATCCCAGAATGTTAAAGGTTAATGAAAGTGGGCTTGCAAGTTCTTCTGTTGGTGGTACAAAGTTAGATTTACATCATGCACCCACTGGAGTTAAGGTCAAGCAAAAAGGAATGGATGATGATGAAGAGGATGCAGAACGAGAATTAAGAGAGAGAGCTTTTCTAATACCTTTGGAACCTTTACCTGGTGTAACATTAAGGGATCCAAGATCTCAGCTTCGACAGTTTAGCCACATTAAAATGGATATTATCCTGACCAAACCAAACTTTGCTAAACATATTGTATGGGCTCCTGAAGATCTACTTCCAATACCCTTGCCTAAACCTGACCCGGTGTCTTCAATTAATTTACCTCTTCCTCCACTTATAGCTGACCAGAGGCTTAATAAATTACGTAATTTAAAAAGTGATCCCCATCCAAATGCAATGCCAGCTGACCCAAGACTGGCagcaaaagcaaaaaataatATAACAAGCAGAAGTGGTTCTTTGGATCAATCTGCAGATTTGCATGCCAGTAGTTCAAGCAAATTAGGAGATCCTCGCTTACAAAAAAATGTTGATCCCAGACTCCACAGACTGTCTAGTACAGAAACTCATCATGGAATCACAAAGGATTCTCATCCTCCAAAATTTGACCCTCGTCTAGCCAGATCTGGTATTGGTTCATCCCAGCCCTCAGAAGCTGTCATTTGTAAATCTGACCCAGACGTTCTGCCTCCTTATGCACCCAAACTATCATCAACAGGTGTTAGATTGGGAACTCCAAGCTCGATACTTAGTGGTATAAGTTTGTATGATCCAAGAGACCAGAGCTCATCTTCATTAGACCCAGCTCCAGTTAATTCAGGAGAGAATGGAGAGAACcagaaaaaaagtattttgaaaaataCTAGCAAAAATGAATCTACTCTGTCAGAAGACATGTTGCCACAGAAGTCTGTCCCAAATATGGATAAAAGTACAGAAGGATCAGCAGAGGCCAATTCAGAAAAAGCAAATAGCATCAGTAAATCTCAGGCTAAGCACTCCAGTACTGCACCAGCAGTGCATAATCTTCCTATCCAAGCTTTATCAGGATTGATCAGACCACAGTACAGTGATCCAAGGCAAGTTAGACAGCCTGGACAGGTAAATCAAATGCAAGATAACGATCCAAGTGGGGAATCTGATGATAAGTCACTAAAAGATGTTTTCAAGACTTTTGATCCAACTGCTTCACCATTTTGTTAG